Below is a genomic region from Caldicoprobacter guelmensis.
CTACTTAACAAATTGCATACACTACACTACAAATGTAGAATATAGGTAAGCATTCTACATTTGTGGGGTGGTTTTATGAAGAAAATTCCTAGCATTGGCAAAGCCGAATGGCAGGTAATGAACGTTTTGTGGGAAAAGGGGGAGGCCACTTTTTCTGAAATAAGATTAGCACTTAAAGAGCATAGCTGGTCTCAGACCACCATTCACACCATGCTCACCAGGCTTATCAAAAAAGGAGTAGTAGCAATAAAGGAAGGCATATCGCCGTATGTATTCTATCCGCTTGTGTCCAGGGAAGAATGTAGAAAGCATGAAACTTTTTCATTTCTTAAGAGGGTGTATAATGGCTCCGTAAAACTTTTTCTGGCAAATTTTGTTAATGATGTAGAGCTCAGCGATAGGGAAATTGATGAACTCCTTAAGGTGCTTGAAAAGTGTAAGGCCACTCAATACCCAGGTGAAGGAGAGAATGACAATGCTTGAAGCGTTTTTCCAAACGGTTCTTTACATGTCCTTTTCAGGTGGCGTTCTGGCGCTTGTTGTACTCTGCTTGAAAGCTGTATTCCGTAACGGGATTCCTGCCTTTATTTGGTTGATGTTGTGGTTGCTGGTTGCTGTAAGGCTTTTATTGCCTGTTAAAATTGAAAGCAACCTAAGTTTATTTAATCTGGATTTGCTGCAAAAGGTTGAGGCTTTTATTACCGATAGCGGGTTTGAAGAGGGAAGTAGAAGCAACCGATACGATATATCTCGTTACCCAGATGCGGAAGGATTTCCCAGACTGGAATGGTACAAGAGAAGTGTTGGTCAGGGCGGGTGGGCGGTATCCCGGGATAAACATAAGGTGCATCCTTGAGATAAAATGCACACAAACCAGCGATGAGGAGTATGAGGTGGTATTGACAAAAACCTGGGATATAGAGATAAATGGGCAACGACCCGTAAGTTACTGGAAATACAGGGTTATCGGCGAACGCGTGCAGCTTGAGGAGTCTCAGAATAATGACAGACTGGTATTGCTTGTAAGATGAATTCCAAAAGACAAAAGTGCTCTTTCTGGCCAGGTTCAAGCTTTATCGTTGCCAGAAAGAGCACTTGTTTTTATAAATAACTTTTTACCAAATATTAACAATCATGTAGTGGGTTACTTTTAATGTTTACTGTTTTTTGCGTCCCAAAGCTCTTCCGTTGCTGGTATTGTTGCTGTTTTTGGAATTGTTGCTTTTTACCATATTCTGAATATTTCCCGCTTTTTGAATGCTATTGTTGCCCTGTGTATTATTTGTATCCTCATTTTCGTCTTTTATTTTACCGTTTTGGCTGTTTTGAGCGTTATTACTCTTATCAACGTTTTCTTCTTTAACTTCACGGACAGGCTGTTGGGCGTTTAATTCCTCATTTTCATTATTTTCCTTCCTGTTGGCATTTTCATCAACGGGCTGTTCTTGGTCGATTTCATCTACCTCATCGTTTTCCTTGTTTTCCTCTTGGTTATCCTGATTGTTTTGGTTGCGGACTCTGTTCTTTACAGCTGCTTTCTTTTGCGTTATTGCATCGTTTAGCTGTTCTTTAGCTTGGAGTTGAACAGCTTGCTTCTCTTCAACCAGCTTCTGTGCTTCCGCAATTTTTTCTTGGTCTCCGGTTTTCATGGCTTTTTTGAGCTGTACCTCTGCTTTTTTAAGTTCCTGCTTGGCGGTGTTGTATCTATGCCTTGCTTCTACCATCTTGGCTACGGCTTCCTTTTTTGCTGTCTGCATTTCTATTACTTTTTCTATTCTCTTCCTAGCCTGTTCTGGCAACTTATCCTTTATAGCGCTTAAAACTCTTATGCTGTTTTCCTGTCTCAGCCTCAGCCTTACTTCTATGGTGTTTGGTTCATCGTTTTCATTACTTGTGGAACCGTCATCAGAAATGTCCGTGTTGCTGTTACTTTCTTCGGCTGGAGTTTGTTGGCTATCCGGATTTTCTAATCCCTCTTCTGGAGAGCTTTGTTCTGGTTCGTTGCTTTCTGTGTTTTGTTCGGTATCAGTATTTTGTACATCCTGTGGTTCATTTTGACCTACCTCTTTATTTCCATTTTCTAGATTTTCTTGTGCTACCTTTTCTACTATTTCGTATGCCTGCTGCATTTTTTGGTTGTATTCGTCTACAAGTTCCAGTGCTTTTTCTTGATCGCCTTTTTCAAGCATGACCTCGCTTTCGCCAAGCCTTTCTTCAGCCACGTCGGTAAGTGCGGTTACCTTGTTTTCGTCTCCCAAAGTGAGAAAAACTTTCAGGTTGTCTAACGCAACGTCCACAGGATAAAGGATGCTATCGGGTGTTATGCCGGCTTTATCGGCATAAGAAATGACTTCGTCTTCCAGCGCAAAACCAGGCACTGCCAGGCTCAGCATGAATATAAATCCTGCTGCCAAAGCCAAACATTTCCTCATTTGAAAACCCTCCCGTTTTTTTATAGTTTATTTTTGCCTTTCGCCCATATATACGAATGCTGTATAATGTTTTTAGGGGGTATATCCATCAAAAACAGAAAAGTTAATGACCCCAAGAAAAACGGAAGGTATATCGTATAAATAATTAGGGGGGAAAGTAAGCTTGAACAAGGATCCAATAGATGGCTCCCGCAATGAGTTTATAGAGAAAAATAGAGGATTTATATATAAGATGGCCTGCAGCGTATGCAAAAGGAAATTGGATTTTGATAACGACGATGAATTGTCAATAGCGATGATTGCCTTTAACAATGCATGTGACAGCTATGATGAGAAGTATGGAAACTTTTTTTCATATGCTGCAGTGGTGATACGCAATGCCCTTATTGACTATTTTAGAAAGTCTAAA
It encodes:
- a CDS encoding BlaI/MecI/CopY family transcriptional regulator produces the protein MKKIPSIGKAEWQVMNVLWEKGEATFSEIRLALKEHSWSQTTIHTMLTRLIKKGVVAIKEGISPYVFYPLVSREECRKHETFSFLKRVYNGSVKLFLANFVNDVELSDREIDELLKVLEKCKATQYPGEGENDNA
- a CDS encoding DUF5667 domain-containing protein produces the protein MRKCLALAAGFIFMLSLAVPGFALEDEVISYADKAGITPDSILYPVDVALDNLKVFLTLGDENKVTALTDVAEERLGESEVMLEKGDQEKALELVDEYNQKMQQAYEIVEKVAQENLENGNKEVGQNEPQDVQNTDTEQNTESNEPEQSSPEEGLENPDSQQTPAEESNSNTDISDDGSTSNENDEPNTIEVRLRLRQENSIRVLSAIKDKLPEQARKRIEKVIEMQTAKKEAVAKMVEARHRYNTAKQELKKAEVQLKKAMKTGDQEKIAEAQKLVEEKQAVQLQAKEQLNDAITQKKAAVKNRVRNQNNQDNQEENKENDEVDEIDQEQPVDENANRKENNENEELNAQQPVREVKEENVDKSNNAQNSQNGKIKDENEDTNNTQGNNSIQKAGNIQNMVKSNNSKNSNNTSNGRALGRKKQ